A portion of the Sphaerochaeta pleomorpha str. Grapes genome contains these proteins:
- a CDS encoding sugar ABC transporter ATP-binding protein, whose amino-acid sequence MEYSVEFQHITKYFPGVRALDDVSFTAKGGEVVAFLGENGAGKSTLLKILNGDYQPSEGNYLLNGNHVHFSNPHQAIESGVSIIYQERQILPELTVTENVFLGNMPVNRFGVIDIAKGNALAAKIIHDFGLQQIKPTDKVKDLSIAYQQMIEIMKAYSRKNLTCICFDEPTASLSDSEIDILFNIIEKLKSEGKVIIYVSHRMSEIKRIADRVVIFKDGKFVTLLDAKTTDEKTMIKLMVGRDLRDGFSKLARNENVGEVYFEVKDITSEYVEPVSFSLRRGEVLGFSGLVGAGRTEVMRAIIGADTLKGGKIILDGKEIQNRNPHEAILNGIVLVPEDRKYQGILENLNVAENIAIGAMDQNSNKLGVLDREAEAKLVSDGIEAFKIKTPNAKKMISELSGGNQQKCIVARWMATKPKVLILDEPTKGIDVGAKNEFYNLIGEFARQGLGVILISSELPEVIGLSDRIIVMKNKRISGVVERKDATESSLLALAMTEKIH is encoded by the coding sequence GTGGAATATTCTGTTGAATTCCAGCATATAACAAAATACTTCCCAGGGGTCAGGGCTCTTGATGATGTAAGCTTCACCGCAAAAGGAGGGGAAGTTGTTGCCTTTCTGGGAGAGAATGGTGCTGGCAAATCGACTTTACTTAAAATCTTGAATGGTGATTACCAGCCAAGCGAAGGCAATTATCTGCTAAATGGCAACCATGTCCATTTCAGCAATCCTCACCAGGCAATAGAATCAGGGGTAAGTATCATCTACCAGGAACGGCAGATCCTGCCGGAATTGACAGTCACTGAAAATGTTTTTCTCGGAAACATGCCGGTCAACAGATTTGGTGTTATCGATATTGCAAAAGGGAATGCGCTGGCTGCAAAAATAATACATGATTTCGGCCTCCAGCAAATCAAACCTACTGATAAAGTCAAGGATTTATCAATTGCCTACCAGCAGATGATTGAAATCATGAAGGCCTACAGCAGGAAAAACCTTACCTGTATCTGTTTCGATGAACCAACCGCTTCACTCAGTGATTCAGAGATAGATATTCTCTTCAATATCATCGAGAAATTGAAAAGTGAAGGGAAAGTAATCATTTACGTTTCCCATAGAATGAGCGAGATAAAGCGGATAGCTGACCGGGTTGTCATATTCAAAGACGGAAAATTCGTAACACTCCTGGATGCCAAGACCACAGACGAGAAAACAATGATAAAACTGATGGTTGGTCGGGATTTGCGTGACGGTTTTTCAAAACTTGCCCGCAATGAGAATGTCGGGGAAGTCTATTTTGAAGTGAAAGACATAACAAGTGAATATGTTGAACCGGTTTCCTTTTCTCTTCGGCGAGGGGAAGTTTTAGGGTTTTCCGGACTTGTCGGGGCTGGCCGTACGGAAGTGATGAGGGCCATTATCGGTGCTGATACCCTCAAAGGGGGGAAAATCATCCTGGATGGGAAAGAGATTCAAAATAGGAATCCCCATGAAGCGATCCTGAACGGGATAGTCTTGGTTCCAGAAGACAGGAAGTATCAGGGAATACTGGAAAATCTTAATGTCGCGGAGAACATCGCAATCGGTGCCATGGACCAGAATTCAAATAAACTAGGGGTTCTCGACAGGGAAGCAGAGGCTAAACTGGTTAGTGATGGGATAGAGGCCTTTAAAATAAAGACCCCGAATGCCAAAAAGATGATTTCTGAACTGTCTGGCGGAAACCAACAGAAATGTATCGTTGCAAGATGGATGGCTACAAAACCGAAAGTCTTGATCCTGGATGAACCTACCAAAGGTATCGATGTGGGAGCAAAGAACGAATTCTACAATCTGATCGGTGAGTTTGCCCGCCAAGGCCTTGGGGTGATTTTGATTTCGAGTGAATTGCCCGAGGTCATTGGCTTGTCAGATAGAATCATAGTAATGAAAAACAAAAGAATCAGTGGCGTTGTCGAGAGAAAAGATGCAACTGAAAGCAGTTTGCTGGCCTTGGCTATGACTGAGAAAATTCATTGA
- a CDS encoding arabinose ABC transporter substrate-binding protein: MKRKMGVLLLLVLCSVGMLFANGSKEATAKSGKPVIYGIYKAGDQTWFIDEGASAKVAAEAAGYDFIYVDAKMSPEEYLRALDNAIANKAAGIVTCTPDQTMSSAIMDKMNDAGIPVVAADDALETDGKKIAPWVGINAYVIGEANGAWLANYAKENNLVTNPEVGLLLMTMDTVSSCVPRAKGEYAKFVAASPEFPKDRIFYADYDGTTDKGNQVSSAVFTAHPEIKTWLVTGANEEGTIGAVRALESAGLDKTSCVVGLGAYMAKDEFKAPGGSAMKAAAYFSSESVGAGSVKVLLDVINGKTVPMETAVDAVVVTPQNYREVMGKYAD, translated from the coding sequence ATGAAGAGAAAAATGGGTGTGCTGTTGCTATTAGTGCTTTGTAGTGTTGGCATGTTGTTTGCCAATGGATCGAAGGAAGCTACTGCTAAATCAGGAAAACCGGTTATCTATGGCATCTATAAAGCTGGGGATCAGACTTGGTTTATAGACGAAGGTGCTTCAGCAAAGGTTGCCGCAGAGGCTGCCGGGTATGACTTTATCTATGTTGATGCAAAAATGAGTCCTGAAGAATATCTGCGGGCTCTTGATAATGCAATTGCAAACAAGGCTGCAGGTATCGTAACCTGTACCCCTGACCAGACCATGAGCAGTGCTATCATGGATAAGATGAACGACGCAGGAATTCCTGTTGTTGCCGCTGATGATGCCCTCGAAACAGATGGCAAGAAGATTGCACCCTGGGTAGGTATCAATGCCTATGTTATCGGTGAAGCAAACGGTGCATGGCTTGCAAACTATGCAAAGGAAAACAATCTTGTTACCAATCCTGAGGTAGGTCTTCTGCTCATGACCATGGATACCGTATCCTCTTGCGTCCCAAGGGCAAAAGGCGAATATGCAAAGTTCGTTGCAGCCAGTCCCGAGTTCCCCAAAGACCGTATCTTCTATGCCGACTACGATGGCACCACGGATAAGGGAAACCAAGTTTCCTCAGCAGTGTTTACTGCACACCCCGAGATTAAGACTTGGCTGGTTACCGGAGCAAATGAGGAAGGTACCATTGGAGCAGTCCGTGCTCTTGAAAGTGCAGGACTGGACAAGACAAGCTGCGTAGTCGGTCTTGGTGCCTATATGGCCAAAGACGAATTCAAGGCACCAGGTGGATCAGCGATGAAGGCAGCCGCATACTTCTCATCCGAAAGTGTAGGGGCAGGGTCTGTAAAGGTACTTCTTGATGTAATCAATGGTAAAACCGTTCCCATGGAAACTGCAGTCGATGCAGTAGTTGTCACTCCCCAGAATTATCGGGAAGTAATGGGCAAGTATGCCGACTAA
- a CDS encoding AraC family transcriptional regulator, with the protein MKVQEKGVLPASEVYFHTASKTAQTIFFHILCCGNYDCDLHYKVKRTSYHSYLLILVVKGSGYLLRDGKKEPLQTGSLALVDCYNPHEYGTDTGWKILWCHFNSAQANDWFHTIKETSSCVIQLLNPNPFVLNLEKLIGMFQRNGGANEAFTNKLIINLLSEFLIPNEEEPGEKGSLDDILGYINEHLFEKIDVDTLARKACLSPYYFIRTFKTKIGYTPHEYIINTRVNAAKFYLKTTKASLKDIVYSCGFSNESSFSNTFKRLTGFTPLQYRETETI; encoded by the coding sequence TTGAAAGTCCAGGAAAAAGGGGTGCTACCTGCATCAGAGGTCTACTTCCACACGGCAAGTAAGACTGCCCAGACAATTTTCTTCCATATACTGTGTTGCGGGAATTATGATTGCGACCTTCACTACAAGGTGAAACGAACCAGCTACCACAGCTACCTTTTGATACTCGTAGTAAAAGGTTCTGGGTATCTGCTCAGGGATGGAAAAAAGGAACCCCTGCAGACAGGGTCCCTAGCCCTTGTCGATTGCTACAACCCCCATGAATATGGGACAGACACAGGCTGGAAGATTCTCTGGTGCCATTTCAACAGTGCACAGGCTAACGATTGGTTCCATACAATCAAAGAAACATCTTCTTGCGTAATTCAATTACTCAACCCTAACCCTTTCGTGCTTAATCTCGAAAAACTGATCGGCATGTTCCAGAGAAACGGAGGGGCAAACGAAGCCTTCACCAATAAGCTAATCATAAACCTGTTGAGTGAATTTTTGATTCCAAATGAAGAAGAACCTGGGGAAAAGGGATCTCTGGACGATATCCTCGGATATATCAATGAGCACCTATTTGAGAAAATAGACGTTGACACCCTCGCCAGGAAAGCTTGTCTTTCCCCCTATTACTTTATCAGGACTTTCAAGACTAAAATTGGCTATACTCCCCATGAGTACATCATCAACACAAGGGTAAACGCCGCTAAATTCTATTTAAAAACCACCAAGGCTTCCCTGAAAGATATTGTCTATTCTTGCGGTTTCTCCAATGAGAGTTCGTTTTCCAATACGTTCAAGAGGTTGACTGGGTTCACCCCGCTACAATACAGGGAAACTGAAACTATCTAA
- a CDS encoding ABC transporter permease, producing MLNKKFKFEKMDGGKIILIIAIVGVTVLFTILNPNYLSSTNMVNILVAASLAGLIAIGETYLIIAAQVDLSPGSVVAFSGVFAALLVSHGVNFYIVVPLTLLSGALIGLFNAFMVNEINLQPFIATLVSQSIIRGAAYIICGGKPVAINNPSYIALGKIRFLGIPASVWIMLVMMIIFGFILARTRFGRSIYAIGGNKSAARLAGLNPKRIVIWMFLIMGVLSAVGGIVFSARMHSGQPAANINLEFDAITGAVLGGISFAGGVGDMGGAFLGILLIQAFNTGLTMVNVPSFWQYVARGALLLIALSSDFIRKQNREKALLEASKKAAANA from the coding sequence ATGCTGAATAAGAAGTTTAAATTCGAGAAAATGGATGGGGGAAAAATTATCCTCATCATTGCAATCGTGGGTGTGACGGTTCTTTTTACGATTCTGAATCCGAATTATCTGTCTTCGACAAATATGGTTAATATATTGGTTGCAGCTTCTCTTGCAGGGTTGATAGCGATTGGTGAAACCTATTTGATCATTGCAGCACAGGTAGACCTGTCACCTGGTTCCGTGGTTGCTTTTTCCGGGGTTTTCGCGGCGTTGCTGGTATCACACGGGGTGAACTTCTATATTGTGGTTCCCCTTACCTTGCTTTCCGGTGCCCTGATCGGGCTGTTCAATGCTTTCATGGTCAATGAAATTAATTTGCAGCCCTTTATCGCAACCTTGGTTTCCCAGTCCATTATCAGGGGGGCCGCCTATATTATCTGCGGTGGAAAACCGGTGGCAATCAATAATCCTTCTTATATCGCATTGGGGAAAATCCGTTTCCTTGGCATTCCCGCCTCCGTCTGGATCATGCTTGTGATGATGATAATCTTTGGATTCATACTTGCCAGGACCCGTTTCGGCAGAAGCATCTATGCAATAGGTGGAAATAAATCTGCCGCACGGCTTGCTGGGCTCAATCCAAAACGGATTGTCATCTGGATGTTCTTGATCATGGGTGTCCTCAGTGCAGTTGGTGGCATTGTATTCTCTGCAAGAATGCATTCAGGGCAACCTGCGGCAAATATCAACTTGGAATTCGATGCCATTACCGGAGCTGTCCTGGGCGGTATCTCCTTTGCCGGTGGTGTCGGGGATATGGGAGGAGCTTTCTTGGGCATCCTGCTCATCCAGGCTTTCAATACTGGCCTCACCATGGTAAACGTTCCGTCCTTCTGGCAATACGTAGCACGTGGCGCTTTGCTTCTGATTGCGCTAAGCAGTGACTTTATCAGAAAACAGAACAGGGAGAAGGCGCTTCTTGAGGCAAGTAAAAAAGCCGCCGCGAATGCATAG
- a CDS encoding DUF5107 domain-containing protein produces MEKARVWQETVTIPTYGIGKPNKNPMFLEKRVYQGSSGKVYPYPVIDSLVDEKKDMPYIGLYLENAYIKVLVLPEIGGKIHRAVDKTNGYDFVYHNEVIKPALVGLLGPWVSGGIEFNWPQHHRPTTFMHTDFMYGNKDGDAFIRIFDHDRIHGTNVVTTFTLHEDTSYIEIGASLFNPTSQAQTFLWWANPAVAVNDNTQSIFPPDVNAVFDHGKRAVSKFPIATGEYYKHDYSMGVDISRYKNLPVPTSYMAYKSKYDFVGGYDYAQQAGILHVADHHISPGKKQWTWGCGDFGQAWDRNLTDENGPYIELMTGVFTDNQPDFSWLQSHEEKHFTQYFMPYKQLGAVKNASIDVLLNCEVANGIAVVSVYTTSKREVRITLSGDKTYLDEIAEVSPCEVFSREINTIACPDTALVLSVFDQGGILLLRYQKEEETIKPMPEPASAAKDPKDILTCEELYLTAQHIEQYRHATYLPEPYYLEGLKRDEGDIRLNNSYGVLLMRKGLFKEAESHFAKALERLTSMHPNPYDSEAYTNLGFVLEYQGCDEAAFDAFYKATWAQSQAGVANYKLASLACKAGRYVQALDFVERALQYNSRNISALDLKVLLLLMLNRKEEGFACARQNIELDPFDYIAAFLLAREGQSLSFDFCQRMGEREETYLEGGFLLSSFGQYQMALDFCNLYQGTHVLVEYHKAFYAGKLGLGDNKYLQKAKCADLACRFANTLFDQIVLEYAIGRDSKDWVALYLLGNLFYDKRRYDEALSCWLRSRDCNTLFPTVHRNLAIAFFNKRNDKKAAQTELEQAFRLDPTDARVFLELDQLYRKLGFSNEQRLQNYERYSDLFIVRDDLKTEYVTLLNLTGEYHRAYDFLKANTFHPWEGGEGRVSSQYVFALRELARGCMGTGDYAGAVKLLNASLSYPHNLGEGKLEGRKDNDIHYYLGLCYEELGDKDASILHFKQASVGSLEPAGMMFYNDQPADMILYQALACRKLGDDHGAQVRLNKLVDYGEQHFFDAVKIDYFAVSLPDLQLFNEDLDQKNKIHCNYLMALGCYGKGEKEKATHLLEEILAVDCTHMGARLLLGMK; encoded by the coding sequence ATGGAAAAAGCAAGAGTGTGGCAAGAGACTGTTACAATTCCGACCTATGGAATTGGCAAACCAAACAAGAATCCTATGTTTCTGGAAAAAAGAGTTTACCAGGGATCTAGCGGAAAGGTGTATCCATACCCAGTCATTGATTCCCTGGTTGATGAGAAGAAAGATATGCCCTATATCGGCTTGTACCTTGAAAATGCATATATCAAAGTCCTTGTCCTGCCTGAAATAGGTGGGAAGATACACCGTGCGGTCGATAAGACGAACGGGTATGATTTTGTCTACCATAACGAGGTTATAAAACCCGCTTTGGTAGGGCTCCTTGGCCCTTGGGTATCTGGTGGTATTGAATTCAACTGGCCTCAGCACCACAGGCCGACAACCTTCATGCATACTGATTTCATGTACGGGAATAAGGATGGGGATGCCTTTATAAGAATCTTTGACCATGACAGGATACATGGAACAAATGTCGTTACGACATTCACGTTGCATGAGGATACAAGCTACATCGAAATCGGGGCAAGTCTTTTCAATCCTACCAGCCAGGCACAGACGTTTCTCTGGTGGGCCAATCCGGCGGTAGCAGTAAATGACAACACCCAGTCAATTTTCCCTCCCGATGTCAATGCGGTTTTTGATCACGGGAAGAGAGCTGTCTCGAAATTCCCCATAGCGACTGGGGAATACTATAAGCATGATTACAGTATGGGCGTCGATATTTCCCGGTATAAGAACCTTCCAGTCCCTACTTCCTATATGGCTTATAAAAGCAAATATGATTTTGTCGGGGGGTACGACTATGCCCAGCAGGCAGGAATCCTCCATGTGGCCGACCATCATATTTCCCCTGGCAAAAAACAATGGACCTGGGGTTGCGGGGATTTTGGGCAGGCCTGGGACCGAAACCTTACCGATGAAAACGGTCCGTATATTGAGTTGATGACTGGTGTCTTTACCGATAACCAACCAGACTTTTCCTGGCTCCAGAGTCATGAGGAAAAGCATTTTACGCAGTATTTCATGCCATATAAACAGCTTGGGGCAGTAAAGAATGCCAGCATAGATGTGTTGCTGAATTGCGAGGTTGCTAACGGAATTGCCGTTGTGTCGGTCTATACTACAAGCAAGAGAGAAGTAAGGATAACACTTTCGGGTGACAAGACCTACCTTGATGAAATCGCAGAAGTATCACCCTGTGAAGTGTTTTCCAGGGAAATTAATACTATAGCCTGCCCTGACACGGCTTTGGTCCTTTCGGTCTTCGATCAAGGGGGCATACTTCTTTTGCGGTATCAGAAGGAAGAGGAGACTATCAAACCGATGCCTGAACCGGCTAGCGCTGCAAAGGATCCCAAGGATATTTTGACCTGTGAGGAACTGTATCTAACAGCCCAGCATATCGAGCAATACCGCCACGCTACCTATCTGCCTGAACCCTATTATCTGGAAGGTTTGAAAAGGGATGAGGGGGATATTCGCCTGAACAATTCCTATGGTGTGCTACTTATGCGCAAAGGGCTTTTCAAAGAGGCTGAAAGTCATTTTGCCAAAGCGTTGGAGAGGCTGACCAGTATGCATCCCAATCCCTACGATAGCGAAGCCTATACGAATCTCGGATTTGTCTTGGAATACCAAGGATGTGATGAGGCTGCGTTCGATGCCTTCTATAAGGCTACCTGGGCACAGTCGCAGGCAGGGGTTGCAAATTACAAACTTGCCTCTCTGGCCTGCAAAGCTGGCAGATATGTACAGGCACTCGATTTTGTAGAGCGTGCCCTGCAATATAACAGCAGAAATATCAGTGCACTGGATTTGAAGGTCCTGCTCTTGTTGATGCTCAACAGAAAAGAAGAAGGGTTTGCCTGTGCAAGACAAAATATAGAACTGGATCCCTTCGATTATATTGCTGCATTCCTGCTTGCCAGAGAAGGGCAAAGCCTTTCTTTCGATTTTTGCCAACGGATGGGCGAAAGGGAAGAGACCTATCTGGAGGGTGGTTTCCTGCTTTCTTCTTTCGGACAATACCAGATGGCCCTCGATTTTTGCAATCTCTATCAAGGGACTCACGTACTGGTTGAGTACCATAAGGCATTCTATGCAGGCAAACTTGGCCTTGGGGACAATAAATATCTGCAAAAGGCTAAATGTGCAGACCTAGCCTGTAGGTTTGCAAATACGCTTTTTGACCAGATTGTCTTGGAGTATGCGATAGGGAGGGATTCCAAAGACTGGGTGGCCCTCTATCTGCTCGGGAATCTTTTCTATGACAAGAGAAGGTACGATGAGGCCCTCAGCTGTTGGCTCAGGAGCAGAGACTGCAATACTTTGTTTCCGACTGTGCATAGGAATCTGGCAATTGCTTTCTTTAATAAGCGTAATGATAAAAAGGCTGCCCAGACAGAGCTTGAACAGGCTTTCCGTCTCGACCCCACAGACGCCCGGGTGTTTCTGGAACTTGACCAGTTATACCGGAAACTTGGATTTTCCAATGAACAGCGTCTGCAAAACTATGAAAGATATTCAGATCTGTTTATTGTGCGTGATGACCTGAAGACAGAGTATGTTACCCTGCTCAATCTTACCGGCGAATATCACAGAGCCTATGACTTCTTGAAGGCGAACACCTTCCACCCTTGGGAAGGTGGGGAAGGTAGGGTATCCTCACAATATGTCTTTGCTTTGCGGGAGCTTGCAAGAGGTTGTATGGGAACTGGCGACTATGCAGGGGCCGTCAAGTTGCTCAATGCTTCCTTGTCCTATCCCCATAATCTTGGAGAGGGGAAGCTTGAGGGTAGAAAAGACAATGATATCCATTACTATCTAGGGCTTTGCTATGAAGAACTAGGGGATAAGGATGCCTCTATACTGCATTTCAAACAAGCGAGCGTGGGTTCCTTGGAGCCTGCAGGCATGATGTTCTACAATGACCAGCCTGCAGATATGATTCTCTACCAAGCCCTTGCCTGCAGGAAACTGGGAGATGACCATGGGGCCCAGGTCAGGTTGAACAAATTGGTTGACTACGGCGAGCAGCATTTCTTTGATGCGGTCAAGATAGATTATTTTGCTGTCTCCCTCCCAGACCTGCAACTTTTCAATGAGGATCTGGACCAGAAGAACAAGATTCATTGCAATTACCTTATGGCACTTGGCTGCTATGGAAAAGGTGAGAAGGAGAAGGCAACGCATCTGCTAGAAGAGATTCTCGCTGTTGATTGCACCCATATGGGGGCAAGACTGTTGCTGGGAATGAAATAA